In the genome of Candidatus Abawacabacteria bacterium, one region contains:
- a CDS encoding GNAT family N-acetyltransferase, which translates to MTIHKITIEDATGLLTYFQTLVAVDTKRVERPEDVAKITLENEKAWISSRIDDEAQKEMFVLCLKDEQGNIVAEGEVERKKRWIERHIAEIRFGVLPGYESKAKSMVEQLLNTAQQNGLETLFYFHLKTQTQGINIMKALGFKEIGTIEKYYKLNDKKYIDRVYLSKNIQKDAT; encoded by the coding sequence ATGACGATCCATAAAATAACCATTGAAGATGCTACCGGGCTTCTCACGTACTTTCAAACGTTAGTTGCTGTAGATACAAAGAGAGTGGAGCGCCCTGAAGACGTGGCTAAGATTACTCTAGAAAATGAGAAAGCATGGATCAGCTCTAGGATTGATGATGAAGCTCAAAAGGAAATGTTTGTTTTGTGCCTGAAGGATGAACAGGGCAATATTGTCGCAGAAGGAGAGGTGGAAAGAAAAAAGAGATGGATTGAAAGACACATTGCAGAGATTCGTTTTGGCGTTCTACCTGGCTATGAATCTAAAGCAAAATCAATGGTTGAGCAATTGCTGAATACTGCACAACAAAATGGTTTAGAAACCTTATTCTACTTTCACCTTAAAACTCAGACTCAAGGTATTAATATAATGAAAGCGTTAGGATTTAAAGAGATTGGAACTATTGAGAAGTATTATAAGCTCAATGATAAGAAATATATTGATAGAGTCTATTTGAGTAAGAACATTCAAAAGGACGCCACTTGA
- a CDS encoding aminotransferase class I/II-fold pyridoxal phosphate-dependent enzyme has translation MKHLFFDDYSEGAHPAILEHIMNNNNGQERGYGYDSYSQKAENLIRKEISSTNADVYFLPNGTQINFTVIAAMLRSHEGVIAPTSAHINVHECGAIEATGHKIIAIESANGKLTPAHVEQAFAKHHDEHTVKPKVVYLTQATETGTTYSLTEFEDVANYARSKGLLVYLDGARLAMAIANEKNGITLKDITRLVDAFYIGGTKNGGMYGEAVVIINPELQKDFRYHIKQRGGLMAKGRFIALQFERFFGKDQLWFELGKLVNQKAQKLYQGLVKVGIEFENAPNGNQLFPILNNKLITELQKEYGFYVWQNGSERSTCRLTCSWATPDTAINDFIQDTRNLINKL, from the coding sequence ATGAAGCACTTATTTTTTGATGATTACTCGGAAGGAGCTCATCCAGCAATCCTAGAACATATTATGAATAATAATAATGGTCAGGAGCGTGGTTATGGTTATGATAGCTATAGTCAAAAAGCTGAAAACCTTATTCGCAAAGAGATCAGCTCTACAAATGCTGATGTGTATTTTTTACCTAATGGTACTCAAATAAATTTCACTGTTATCGCAGCCATGCTTAGGTCGCATGAGGGGGTAATAGCTCCAACTTCAGCTCATATAAACGTACATGAGTGCGGAGCTATTGAGGCTACGGGGCATAAAATTATTGCAATAGAATCTGCTAATGGGAAGCTTACACCAGCTCATGTTGAACAAGCATTTGCTAAACATCACGATGAACATACAGTGAAGCCTAAGGTTGTATATCTAACACAAGCAACTGAAACTGGTACAACATATTCTCTCACTGAATTTGAGGATGTCGCTAATTATGCTCGTTCGAAAGGATTACTTGTTTATTTAGATGGTGCTAGGTTAGCTATGGCAATTGCAAATGAAAAAAATGGCATAACTTTGAAAGATATCACTAGATTAGTAGACGCTTTCTATATTGGGGGCACTAAAAATGGAGGTATGTATGGAGAAGCTGTAGTAATTATAAATCCAGAATTACAAAAAGATTTTCGCTATCATATAAAGCAACGAGGTGGCTTAATGGCTAAGGGACGATTCATTGCTTTACAGTTTGAACGTTTCTTTGGGAAAGACCAGCTTTGGTTCGAATTAGGGAAATTAGTAAATCAGAAAGCACAAAAGCTTTATCAAGGATTAGTCAAAGTTGGTATAGAGTTTGAAAATGCTCCAAATGGAAATCAGCTTTTCCCTATTCTGAATAACAAACTCATTACAGAACTTCAAAAAGAGTATGGCTTTTATGTTTGGCAAAATGGCTCAGAAAGATCGACATGCAGACTCACTTGTTCTTGGGCAACACCTGATACTGCTATAAATGATTTTATACAGGATACACGTAACCTGATTAATAAATTGTAA